The following coding sequences lie in one Nitrospirota bacterium genomic window:
- a CDS encoding radical SAM protein, with protein sequence MRTFPPPQFIQLYPTIRCNQSCSFCFNASVEYRKDLTPEDALNLLDIMMDLGIHNLDIMGGEPFLLHWMPSFIHEAVNRGIVVNVSTNGSLPEVMEAFRGLNHEKINIGISLEGSTAHTHNGLTSAAHFERAVSSISTLVSMGLNPVVKTVVTKATLPDIQPIIHLLHTMGVKRYYLIHMDLLSKNDSSHQSAISYPDFLDFYYAVRSANRTLEINRVNASCFEKGSLAKGVRCAGGVRKLAVMPDGSVYPCNLFLHAPEFNLGNIFTDKFTTIWSSPKLRYFRTFGGNSCRLKACSNYASCTGGCPAHAFFHGRGLQGTDIRCTDRTIP encoded by the coding sequence ATGAGGACCTTCCCTCCTCCGCAATTCATCCAGCTTTATCCAACGATCCGCTGCAACCAGAGCTGCTCCTTCTGCTTTAATGCCTCAGTCGAATATCGAAAGGACCTTACGCCTGAAGATGCGCTAAACCTTCTCGATATCATGATGGATCTCGGCATACATAACCTTGACATTATGGGGGGTGAGCCGTTTCTGCTGCATTGGATGCCATCATTTATCCACGAGGCAGTCAACCGAGGGATCGTGGTGAATGTCAGCACCAATGGCAGCTTACCGGAAGTCATGGAAGCGTTCAGGGGACTAAATCATGAAAAGATCAATATCGGCATTTCACTTGAAGGCAGCACTGCTCATACGCACAACGGTCTGACCAGTGCAGCGCATTTTGAAAGGGCGGTATCAAGTATCAGCACACTTGTTTCGATGGGGTTGAACCCGGTCGTTAAAACCGTTGTAACCAAAGCAACCCTGCCCGACATTCAGCCCATTATACACCTGCTGCATACCATGGGCGTCAAACGCTATTACCTGATCCATATGGATCTTCTCTCAAAAAATGACAGCTCTCACCAGTCAGCCATCAGTTACCCGGATTTTCTGGATTTTTATTATGCGGTCAGATCTGCCAACAGAACCCTTGAGATAAACAGGGTAAATGCCTCGTGCTTTGAGAAGGGGTCTCTGGCAAAAGGCGTGCGCTGTGCAGGCGGTGTGCGAAAACTGGCAGTCATGCCGGATGGCTCGGTCTATCCCTGCAACCTGTTTCTGCATGCCCCTGAATTCAATCTCGGCAATATTTTCACCGATAAATTCACGACAATATGGAGCAGCCCAAAGCTCCGCTATTTTAGAACATTCGGGGGAAACAGCTGCAGGCTGAAGGCCTGCTCAAATTATGCGTCCTGCACCGGTGGATGCCCTGCACATGCCTTTTTTCATGGCAGGGGACTGCAGGGCACAGACATACGATGCACGGACAGGACTATTCCGTGA
- a CDS encoding FprA family A-type flavoprotein translates to MKAVQIKPDIYWVGAIDWGVRDFHGYITPNGTTYNNYLIVDRDITLIDTVKHDFSEITVDNIKSIIDPSQIKNLVINHIEPDHVSSIDKIMDLCPNAMIYITDKGKKGLDRHFDTSKWQFTIVKTGDTLSTGKYTITFLETPMLHWPDSRMRYIKEAKLLLSQDAFGQHLATAARFDDEFVECASHSDLYEAVVEYYANILMPFGNLIKNKIAEVQKLGLDFDMIAPDHGVIWRGAPGKVIQDYLDMANGKAALRVAVIYDTMWHSTEHMTYPLMQGIQDAGVDCKIIKLRATPMSVAIKEFWKSRGCLIGTPTLNNIMFPSVAEFLTHLRGLRPKNRITGAFGSFGWGGGAVKDAYEDFKRMGLEIVEPGIQVQYRPSAADDEACYEFGKAFAQKVKEYHSKF, encoded by the coding sequence ATGAAAGCTGTTCAGATAAAGCCGGATATCTATTGGGTTGGAGCAATCGACTGGGGGGTTCGTGACTTTCACGGCTATATAACCCCAAACGGCACGACCTACAATAACTACCTGATCGTTGACAGGGACATCACCCTCATTGACACGGTGAAACACGATTTTTCGGAGATCACGGTCGACAATATTAAAAGTATTATAGACCCATCACAGATAAAGAATCTCGTGATTAATCATATCGAACCTGATCACGTAAGCAGCATCGACAAGATCATGGATCTTTGCCCAAACGCGATGATCTACATCACGGACAAGGGGAAAAAGGGGCTTGACCGGCATTTTGATACATCAAAGTGGCAGTTTACGATTGTCAAGACCGGTGATACCCTCAGCACCGGAAAATATACGATCACGTTCCTCGAAACACCGATGCTGCACTGGCCGGACTCCAGGATGAGGTATATTAAAGAGGCAAAGCTCCTTCTCTCCCAGGACGCCTTTGGCCAGCACCTCGCAACCGCAGCCCGTTTTGATGATGAGTTTGTTGAATGCGCCTCACACTCGGATCTTTATGAAGCAGTAGTCGAGTATTATGCAAATATCCTGATGCCGTTTGGCAACCTCATCAAGAATAAAATCGCGGAAGTCCAGAAACTGGGACTTGATTTTGATATGATCGCTCCTGACCACGGCGTCATCTGGAGGGGAGCACCCGGAAAGGTCATTCAGGACTACCTTGACATGGCAAACGGCAAGGCAGCACTCAGAGTCGCTGTCATTTACGATACGATGTGGCACAGCACCGAACATATGACGTACCCTCTCATGCAGGGCATCCAGGACGCCGGCGTTGACTGCAAGATCATAAAGCTGCGGGCAACACCGATGAGCGTTGCGATCAAGGAGTTCTGGAAATCGCGCGGCTGCCTCATCGGCACTCCGACGCTGAACAATATCATGTTCCCGTCAGTTGCCGAATTTCTTACCCACCTTCGCGGCCTCAGACCAAAAAACCGCATTACAGGCGCTTTCGGAAGCTTTGGATGGGGAGGCGGCGCCGTGAAGGATGCATACGAAGATTTCAAGCGCATGGGTCTTGAAATCGTAGAGCCGGGCATTCAAGTCCAATACAGACCGTCGGCTGCCGATGATGAGGCGTGTTATGAGTTTGGAAAAGCATTTGCCCAAAAGGTAAAAGAATACCATTCGAAATTCTAG
- a CDS encoding ferritin family protein, giving the protein MISNAVATAIKMETDAIAFYEESANRAHHAFGKEMFRGFVKDEKRHLAMLQNLFKGLGLTENFASPREEIKTVFSMLRDQMMQRAEAIQSEMDALKIALEMEKAGFDFYQKAAANAPSPEEKKLFERLTIEENDHFSILNETYTFLENTGQWFMYEERGILEG; this is encoded by the coding sequence ATGATCTCAAATGCTGTTGCAACCGCAATCAAGATGGAAACAGACGCCATTGCGTTTTATGAAGAGTCTGCCAATAGAGCTCACCATGCCTTTGGCAAGGAGATGTTCAGGGGCTTCGTAAAGGACGAGAAGAGGCATTTGGCCATGCTTCAGAACCTGTTCAAGGGTCTCGGACTTACGGAGAATTTCGCCAGCCCAAGGGAGGAGATCAAGACCGTTTTCAGCATGCTCAGGGACCAGATGATGCAGAGGGCAGAGGCCATTCAGAGCGAGATGGATGCGCTCAAGATCGCGCTTGAGATGGAAAAAGCAGGTTTTGATTTTTATCAAAAGGCCGCAGCCAACGCTCCTTCGCCGGAGGAAAAGAAACTTTTCGAGCGCCTTACGATTGAAGAGAACGACCATTTTTCTATACTCAATGAAACCTATACATTTCTTGAGAATACCGGTCAGTGGTTCATGTATGAAGAGAGAGGAATACTTGAAGGATAA
- a CDS encoding lysophospholipid acyltransferase family protein, with the protein MKRVRQFILFSFLVLATFPFAVLPYRLSLRVGDLLGMLIYLLWKSRRAIAIDNLRAAIERGAITLSEDPRAVIRRNFRNLGRFVVEVNKIYYGFAAPLFRTVELTGVENFRKAQKKGKGIMFITGHCGNWELMAAYLSMNVDRASIIARKQNNEYIDRFIVRTREKYGNRIIYKKGALKQLLISLKKNESVALLVDQSVVKSEGIIIHFLGKNAYAMKTPAVIARKTGAAVLPLFIRRTEQGHHIEIQEEIPLVATDDNDTALLLDTINFSKPVEEYIKKYPSDWLWIHRRWKKITE; encoded by the coding sequence TACCGGCTTTCTCTCCGGGTCGGAGATCTTCTTGGTATGCTTATATACCTGCTCTGGAAGAGCAGGAGAGCAATTGCAATCGACAACCTCCGTGCTGCCATTGAGCGCGGAGCTATCACCCTCAGTGAAGATCCTCGTGCGGTAATCCGCCGCAATTTCCGGAATCTCGGCAGGTTTGTCGTTGAAGTGAACAAAATCTATTACGGGTTTGCTGCCCCCCTATTCAGAACGGTCGAACTGACCGGTGTTGAGAACTTCAGAAAGGCTCAAAAAAAGGGGAAGGGCATCATGTTTATTACGGGCCATTGCGGCAACTGGGAGCTGATGGCTGCTTATCTTTCCATGAATGTCGACAGGGCCAGTATCATTGCCAGAAAGCAGAACAATGAATACATAGACAGGTTTATCGTAAGAACACGGGAAAAATATGGAAACCGCATCATCTATAAAAAGGGAGCCCTCAAGCAGCTCCTCATATCACTGAAGAAGAACGAGTCGGTGGCCTTACTTGTGGATCAAAGTGTTGTAAAATCTGAGGGCATTATCATTCATTTTCTCGGTAAAAATGCCTATGCCATGAAAACGCCTGCAGTTATCGCCCGGAAGACGGGAGCTGCTGTTTTGCCGCTTTTTATCAGGAGAACAGAGCAGGGGCATCATATCGAGATTCAGGAGGAGATTCCCCTGGTTGCAACCGATGACAATGATACCGCTCTTCTTCTCGATACGATCAACTTTTCAAAACCGGTAGAAGAATACATAAAAAAATATCCTTCGGATTGGCTCTGGATCCACAGAAGGTGGAAGAAGATCACGGAATAG